From a region of the Eulemur rufifrons isolate Redbay chromosome 7, OSU_ERuf_1, whole genome shotgun sequence genome:
- the LOC138387551 gene encoding olfactory receptor 1L3-like, with protein MSNLTGLSEFMLLGLSSRPEDQKPLFALFLIIYLVTVVGNMLIISAIHSDSRLQNPMYFFLSVLSFADICYTTVIVPKMLVNFLIGKKTISYAECLTQMYFFLAFGNIDSYLLAAMAIDRYVAICNPFHYVTVMNHRCCALLLAFSITFPYLHSLLYVLLVKQLNFCTSNVIHHFFCDVYPVLKLSCSSTFVIEIVTMTEGLAAVMAPFLCILISYLRILMSVLKISSATGKCKAFSTCSSHLTVVTLFYGTITYVYFQPLSSYTVKDRIATITYTVLTPMLNPFIYSLRNKDMKLGLEKLLDKIKSQMGMFPSTKAN; from the coding sequence ATGTCAAACCTGACAGGACTTTCTGAGTTTATGCTCCTGGGACTCTCCTCTCGGCCTGAGGACCAGAAGCCACTCTTTGCCCTCTTTCTTATCATATACCTGGTCACCGTGGTGGGAAATATGCTCATCATCTCAGCTATCCACTCTGACTCTCGGCTCCAAAACCCTATGTATTTCTTCCTAAGCGTCTTGTCCTTTGCTGATATTTGCTACACAACAGTCATCGTCCCCAAGATGCTGGTGAACTTCTTAATAGGCAAAAAGACCATTTCCTATGCTGAATGCTTGACGCAAATGTATTTCTTCCTGGCCTTTGGAAACATAGACAGTTACCTCCTGGCAGCTATGGCCATTGACCGCTATGTAGCCATCTGTAACCCCTTCCACTATGTCACTGTTATGAACCACAGGTGCTGTGCCTTGCTGCTGGCCTTCTCTATCACTTTCCCCTATCTCCACTCCCTCCTGTATGTCCTCCTGGTGAAACAGCTCAACTTTTGTACATCAAATGTTATCCATCACTTTTTTTGTGATGTCTACCCTGTTCTGAAACTTTCCTGCTCTTCCACCTTTGTCATTGAAATTGTGACCATGACAGAAGGGCTGGCTGCTGTAATGGctccttttctctgtatcctcatcTCTTACCTGAGAATCCTCATGTCTGTTCTCAAGATATCCTCAGCAACTGGAAAATGCAAAGCCTTCTCTACCTGCAGCTCCCATCTCACTGTGGTGACCTTGTTTTATGGAACTATTACCTACGTCTACTTTCAGCCCTTGTCGAGCTATACTGTCAAGGACCGAATAGCAACAATCACCTACACTGTGTTGACACCAATGCTAAACCCATTTATCTACAGTTTAAGAAACAAAGACATGAAACTGGGCTTAGAGAAATTGTTAGACAAGATTAAGTCTCAGATGGGTATGTTTCCTTCTACAAAGGCCAATTAA